The Oncorhynchus nerka isolate Pitt River linkage group LG5, Oner_Uvic_2.0, whole genome shotgun sequence nucleotide sequence CTTGGGGAGAATAAAGTTGATCCTATCCTAACATCCAATTAGGGACTTTGTTCCTGAAGGGGTTTGTAAGTGCATTGCTGCTTACCAGTGGCTGGTATCACTGTGACATTCAGAGCGTGCAGTTGGAACTTCTTGCCGTCCTGTAACGTGCAAGGAAACACTTATCAGTTTGACTGAAACAGACCCTACTCTGTATTTGTCCAATTGTCTACATGCTAAATGCAGACAACCAGGATAATACCGGACTtggtttcagatttttttttttacgtgtctGGCTTCGTCGCCTTACGTTGCTGAACGTGAACACGATGGTGATTGTATCTGATGTCAACATGAGATCGCTGCTGTTGGCCCTACAGGCTCCGCCCACTTCAGTCATATTAGGCACCAGGTTGATGGTCTCCTCTTTCTAATAAAGGGGAAAACACAGGACGGTAAACAACACTAACATACTAGCAACAAAGACCTATCTTCATAGACAAGAAAATCATATTCTCTGACAAACATATCTGAAAATGTTCCATTGAACAGACTATTGCATGCTAAAATATGAAACATCAAAAGGGCCTATTTTACAATCGCTATCCTACTTGTATACATACGTCTCCTTGCTTGTAGCCGATCTGTAGGCCGAAGGTGGCCATCAGGCAGGCTGTGCTGTTGACGTCGGTTGCGATGCTGTACTTTCCAGTAGTGGGAGTGGGCAGTGTAGGGGTAGAAGTGGGGGCAGCTGTGGTGGTAACGGTCGTGGTGGGCGCCACAGTGGTGGTCATGTCAGCGGAGCATATGGTGTCTGTGTAGGGAAAACAGAGAACCTATTAAGTTCAGAGAACCAACCGGGTTGGGATCAATTGcatttcaggaagtaaactgaatttcagttcacttcctgaattgaccctTGTTAATTGGAATTGACCACAACCCCGGAGAAAACACagtaaaatacatttacattacatttaagtcatttagcagacgctcttatccagagcgacttacaaatagtttgacatacagcgcattcggaaagtattcaggccccttgacttttcccacattttgtgacgttacagccttattcaaaaatgaaaaagcaaaaacagttaaGACAATTTtgcaaatatcacatttacataagtattcagacccttactcagtactttgttgatgcacctttggcagcaattacagcctcgagtcttcttgggtatgacaagcttggcacacatgtatttggggagtttatcccactgttctctgcagatcctctcaagctctgtccggttggatggggaatgccgctgcacagctattttcaggctgggccaatcaaggacattcagagacttgtcccaaagccatcaAACCAGATTTCCTCcaaacgtgacgcttggcattcaggccaaagagttcaatcttggtttcattagaccagataatcttgtttctcatgttctgagagtcctttaggtgcatcttggcaaactccaagcgggctgtcatgtgccttttactgaggagtggattccgtctggccactaacataaaggcttgattggtggagtgctgcagagatggttgtcattcttgaaggttctcccatctccacagaagaactctggagctgtcagtgaccatcaggttcttgatcatctccctgaccaatgtccttctcccccgattgctcagttagagctggctgcctagactaggaagtcttggtggttccaatcttctttcagaatgaaggaggccactgcgttcttgggaaccttcaatgctgcagacattcttttgtacccttccccagatctgtgcttcgacacaatcctttctcggGGATATACGGACATggccccatggcttggttttcgctctgacgtgcactgtcaactgtggaaccgtatatagacaggtgtgtgcctttccaaatcatgcccaatcaatttaatttaccacagggggactccaatcaagttgtagaaacatcaaggatgatcaatggaaacaggatgcacctgagctcaattttaagtttcatagcaaagggtctgaatacttaggtaaatatggtatctgttttttatttttaataacatttccaaaaacctgttttcgctttgtcattattttgTTTAGACTGACGAGGGAAAAatgatttaatctattttagaattagcaaaacgtggaaaaagtcaagactgaatattttccgaatgcactgtatgattGTGGCACAGTTGATCTTACAATGGCCTGATGCTCATACTACCTACCGGTGTCACTTTTGCTGCCGTTAATCACAAACGCCTGTAGAGCAACATCATACAGTGTCTGAATGACAGACTCTACTGTCCGGACATCTGCACTCTTGCAGGAGTAGTAGGTGTCCACACTCACATTGGTGATAATTGACTTTACCGTCACAGACTTGGTTTCTAAAAGCAAGGATTGTCAAATATCAGCAAGAAGGATTGACAAATATCAGCATGTGTCATATCAACTACAGTACTAAATTTGTATATCGCAAATTAACAGTatcatgacatttacatttacatttaagtcatttagcagacgctcttatccagagcgacttacatgacATCATAACTATGTAGTCACGAGTTCGTTACCTTTTGATGTAGAGTTGGGGAAGACGCTTGAGTCATTGAGATTGTAGGAGAAGATAATGGTATCTACTTGGTAGGTTTTGTTATTTTTAGTGAAATCCACTGTCCAACTGTGCCCATCTCCAAAACTGAGTTTCAATGTCGATGTTGTGTTATCACAGGCGCTCCCTTCGGTTGTCACATTTTCAGGCAGTACCAAAATAACAGTTTCACTCTGAAAGAGGACGAATATATTGGACAGTCATTAAAATATGGATTCCCTTTTATCATTTCCCGCCAAGTACTTCCTTAGGAACAGTGCCATTTTGCATCATGACAAAATAGTACAGTAGACATAACATAACTGTCCATTATAATGATGGATTAGCAGGGGGGAAAAAATAAATATTTCATATTCTGggacaacgggtgggtctaatcctgaatccTGGTTAAAACCGGCTTCCATCCGGTGTCTATTTCACAGGTTACCACTGGCTAAATCTATGAAGGTAAAATGTCTATTtattctgttccatctgactgcgcaatccaatgtctcatcagcccagccaagcaatttatAGACTTGATCTCTACTATAAAAAGCATAGACATAATCTAACATTTCTTTTAAACTAACAGTTTTCAGAGATTTGTATAAATCTTGCTATCcttctctccgacatttgcaaaattgtttcaatattcaaattaaaTCTCCATCTGTCTCATAGTAATTAACGTATCGTGAGTAGGGACGAGACAGGCAGCGCTTTTCAGCCTGTCTAAAttatgaatcagctggcatcatttttatggatatatacaaagaaatgtcaaacGAAAATGGGTAAAACGaaatgaagtgcagctagtttgcagtcttccCAGCTTCAGTTGGAAGTGATTGtagtagctgtgttgttggctggctCGTTGGCTGGCTGGGTAAGCAAATTTTCCATGCCAGGCAAAAccgcgcctcattagctcattgttatggatgtatccaaataaatgtcaatagaaaacagcTTATACAAATACTtcgctgttattctggctgcttTTTTAAATGACTAAgttagctgtagttggctagctagcaagcaagtgaTAAGcatgttgccagccagtatggcaatggaacattaagaatgaacgactgggtcagGTCCATaaacacagaacaaaaagacagaacgactgggtcgcatctctAGCAACCGAACTGATAGAAcaaacgaccagccggcttgggtagcaagcCTAGATTTGTtccgggactatatcttgtggaaggatgaaatagtatgaataaatacatcaaaataatatttttaatgaaaatatgccAATCATTATTTTAATACATTGCTAACCCGGCCCTCAACATCATCTCGAGCCTaacatgccaatatatcctccaaacaccggctccGAGGGCATTTTCACTTAAATTAGGCTTTTTTATTGCTAGGGACAATAACTTTGACAAACCCTGGTGTAACAAGACAAGCTATGACAATTACAGGATAAACCGCTGAACAGACAGAAGACTTTTCCTTGCAGTTACTCCCTCTTGTCCCCTCTGTGATTACATTAAGAACTATATTTGTCAAAGTAGACACTCAACTCAAAACTTATTAAGCAGAGTGACAAATCATATCAAGAGTTATTTATAGGCCTATGTATATTACCATGCAGAAAAACATTTAAAGAGTAAATACACACCTTGTTTACACCAACTTCATATGCGACTGAGAAGTTGACCATCAAATTGGCGTAGAGGCATAATTTGTTCTCCGTGTTGTTGACTGACACTTCAGTCCCATGTGATAGATGGAGTTCTGAAATAAAAATGAACAGCCATTTTCTTGACATGTTATGAGGCAGAATGTTGGGGGACTCCTGAAAACAAACTCAATTTCAATaaattcacagtaaacacacagcaTAGGTAGCCTAACATGAGTTTTGGTCATTTTCTACATGCCTTTACAAGTACCCAAAATATTTAAATTCTTATAAAACTCAGTGGGGAACACACCATATGCTAACAATTTCCAAACCTTCATTGTTGTGAAAGTGTTCATCATCTGAGCAATCTCACATGGAACTAAATGGGCCCGGTTTCCAGATTGCGACGGAACTTAGGTTTACAATCGTTTTAAAGAGGCATTGTTCctaccacgcagagagaatgttTGAAGTGTTAATCTTAACATTAGAATTACCCCACAAAACTGATGACAGATCAGCTCCTAGAATGATATTAGCCCCTATGGCTGCAAATATTGAAGTGGCTTACCATGCTTAGGCTTCCCAACAATAATGCACCAAATTACAGATTGGGCATTGCACACAGGTTACACCATCATGAAATACATATAGGCAAAATaattacagacagtagcctaTTGGAAAAATATAACTCAATTTTTTTTAGAAAAcatttcaccattatttaactaggcaagtcagtttaatgCAATCATCTCAGTTTTTATTTGAAGTATATTTTCATCCTTTACTTGATTATAACACTTTAGCAACTTTGTATTTGCAGTCAATTTCATTCTGAAGATACCAGCAGTCAGTCAGACTGATAAACATTTTGCTTCTATGTTTAGCAGAGATATTCTATGAACAAAGTGACATGGAAGGGCAAAAAAGCTGTAACTACGCACtaagctgttctagtggtctgaggcagtcagTTAATAACAAGCGTTTCCAAATGCAACTTTAGTACAGGTTATTTTGGGAAACAGCTGAGATAGAACCTTTGTAGGAGCATCGTTACAACAATGAACTAAGCCTGAAGACGCTTTTGTAAAACTGGCCCTGGTAGGTTATCACCAGTGACCCTGTGTCCCGTCACCCTGAGTGACTTGATATCAGAGGCCTTAGCTTGCAACAGAGGACTGGGGCCATTTCTCAACTGAAAATATTCTAATGAAAATTGAAAAACTTGgaagggaaaaaaaaaaaaaaaacttggaaGGATTCTGACATGAATATCAAATGAGTCCTGGCAACACCATGGCAGGAGGCCAAAACCTATCCCGGCTATAAAATAAGACATGCATTGGCTCAATGTGCAAATTCCTTCTATAAATCGTAACAAGAGGATTGGTTTATAGACAGCAACTGCTATAGCAATCACTTCGGTTACTGTGCAGGTTTAAAATGTTACTGCAGCCGTTTTACAATTAAATAACAAAAGGTCAATCAGCAGATACTTGGTCACGAGACAACTTCCTGATCAACGCGCAAAGCCATATATCATAAATAAGATACAGCTAACGTTACTTAAGTGAGAATCCTTAACGTAAATTTTGCTGAGATTTTGGATTGAACTGGATTTACAACAGTATAGTAACgctaacgttatctagctagTACATTACATATTGATACCTAAGCAAATGTGTGACTGGTAGCTAACGTTACTTAGCAAACTACGAGTTGTGAGCCTATTTCTGTCATCTAACATGTTACAAATGAACAGGGCGAATGAAGCTGGTCGATGTTGTCGTTGACATGTTTTGGTAACGACACATAAGGACGATATTGCTAACTAAGCCAAATGAAAGACAATGCCAAACATTACTTGGTGTTTAAGAGACAGCGGTTATTTTCCCTGTACACCCAGAAGTCCTTTCTGTAACATGACCTGTCAACTAAGACATATATTAAAACCACAACGAACGTTAGCATGACAGGTCAACAGTGCCATAAACTTAATGTCTTAGATTATTGGGTCTTTGATTGCCGGTAAAGTTGCGTGAAATTCACATGAATAAGTCTTTACTTTTAATTTATTTGATGAGTTAAACTTAGCTACAGCTAATGTTGGATAGAAAACTAGCTAACTAGCCTAGCTAGCTACTGGCGCAGCAAATAAATAACGTAGTTAGCTCAAGCAATATGGCTGAAGATAGGCCTACCGCCCGAAGTGACGGAGCACCGAAAGTTTCCTCTTATGGATTACAATATTACCCAACGATGACACAAAACAATATTTCGTTCAATTCTGTAAACATACCATTTCCAAGAGCGAGGAAAAAAATCAGAAACGCACAGCGAAACATGATGACTTGGTAGCCAAAAGACCTGTTCAGGAAGCGACAACAGCTTACGACTTCAGCTACCTTCCAAGTGCAGCTCCAGAGCATCCGCTCGTCagcaatacaaaaaaataaaaaatacttccGGTTCACGGAATTTCGGGAACAATAAAAGTCCCCCGCGTAATAGTAAAAAAAGTGCCCTTAATCTGTATTTATCTATGATATATGAAAAATAATTTTCTAAACATTAACTATGATAAATATTTGTTCATATTTAAGTGAAATGTGCATTAAATGTGGGTTTAAAAAAACTTGTTCCAAGGTCAAATAAATGCTCCCAATGCagtacacatgtacacacatataTGAAATATATATTGGTTACAGGGAACTATTCTAGGTGCCGAAGTAAAAGTTGAGTTGGGATTACTCACTAGGGtctataaaataaatacatggtGTTATTTCATGGAGGCCTTCAATCTAAATACCCAGCTAAACtttctcctcaacccactccataACCCCCAATGCAATATATTGGTCTTTAAATTACATATTGGCTTAGAGAAAAAAGTATTCTATGAACCGATGTAAAATGTATTATGCcgatgtacactaccattcaaaagtttggggtcacttagaaatgtccttgtttttgaaagaagcacattttttgtccattaaaataacaaattaatcagaaatacagtgtagacattgttcatgttgtaaataactattgtagctggaaacagttgatatttaatggaatatctacataggcatacagaggcccattatcggcaaacatcactcctgtgttccgatTGCATGTTGTGTGAGcttatccaagtttatcattttaaaaggctaattgagcattagaaaacccttttgcaattatgttagcagagctgaaaactgttgtactgattaaataatcaataaaactggcctttagactagtggAATATttggaacatcagcatttgtggatttgattacaggctcaaaatggccacaaagaactttcttcttaaactattcagtctattcttgttctcagaaatgaaggctattccatgcaagaaattgccaagaaactggagatttcgtacaacgctgtgtactactcccttggcccaacagtgaagaggcaactccggaacgctggccttctaggcagggttcctctgtccagtgtctgttcttttgcccatcttaatctttttaatcagccagtctgagatatggctttttttgCAACCCTGcctggaaggccagcatcccggagtcacctcgtCACTgtgattttaatggacaatttctTTTCGCTTTTCTTTAAACAAAAAAAcagggacatttctaagtgaacccaagcttttgaacggtagtgcatGTGCTGCCCCTCTTCCCTGATTCTATGCTGGGCATGAAATATCAAGTGTgcctctatgtaatgttgtctcaaacaaatgatccatagcctataggcctaggA carries:
- the LOC115129583 gene encoding lysosome-associated membrane glycoprotein 2-like isoform X1, which encodes MLWSCTWKVAEVVSCCRFLNRSFGYQVIMFRCAFLIFFLALGNELHLSHGTEVSVNNTENKLCLYANLMVNFSVAYEVGVNKSETVILVLPENVTTEGSACDNTTSTLKLSFGDGHSWTVDFTKNNKTYQVDTIIFSYNLNDSSVFPNSTSKETKSVTVKSIITNVSVDTYYSCKSADVRTVESVIQTLYDVALQAFVINGSKSDTDTICSADMTTTVAPTTTVTTTAAPTSTPTLPTPTTGKYSIATDVNSTACLMATFGLQIGYKQGDKEETINLVPNMTEVGGACRANSSDLMLTSDTITIVFTFSNDGKKFQLHALNVTVIPATGAPVVAVNTNMSIWAAAVGSSYMCNKEQTLNVTDTLTLYTFELRVQPFEVNKGEFATAEDCQDDTTESWLVPIAVGVALTLLVLIVLVAYFIGRKRNQGTGYEHF
- the LOC115129583 gene encoding lysosome-associated membrane glycoprotein 2-like isoform X2: MLWSCTWKVAEVVSCCRFLNRSFGYQVIMFRCAFLIFFLALGNELHLSHGTEVSVNNTENKLCLYANLMVNFSVAYEVGVNKSETVILVLPENVTTEGSACDNTTSTLKLSFGDGHSWTVDFTKNNKTYQVDTIIFSYNLNDSSVFPNSTSKETKSVTVKSIITNVSVDTYYSCKSADVRTVESVIQTLYDVALQAFVINGSKSDTDTICSADMTTTVAPTTTVTTTAAPTSTPTLPTPTTGKYSIATDVNSTACLMATFGLQIGYKQGDKEETINLVPNMTEVGGACRANSSDLMLTSDTITIVFTFSNDGKKFQLHALNVTVIPATGAPVVAVNTNMSIWAAAVGSSYMCNKEQTLNVTDTLTLYTFELRVQPFEVNKGEFATAVECFMDSDLSFLVPIAVGVALSFLIILVLISYLIGRRKSRTGYQSV
- the LOC115129583 gene encoding lysosome-associated membrane glycoprotein 2-like isoform X3; translated protein: MLWSCTWKVAEVVSCCRFLNRSFGYQVIMFRCAFLIFFLALGNELHLSHGTEVSVNNTENKLCLYANLMVNFSVAYEVGVNKSETVILVLPENVTTEGSACDNTTSTLKLSFGDGHSWTVDFTKNNKTYQVDTIIFSYNLNDSSVFPNSTSKETKSVTVKSIITNVSVDTYYSCKSADVRTVESVIQTLYDVALQAFVINGSKSDTDTICSADMTTTVAPTTTVTTTAAPTSTPTLPTPTTGKYSIATDVNSTACLMATFGLQIGYKQGDKEETINLVPNMTEVGGACRANSSDLMLTSDTITIVFTFSNDGKKFQLHALNVTVIPATGAPVVAVNTNMSIWAAAVGSSYMCNKEQTLNVTDTLTLYTFELRVQPFEVNKGEFATAHECSLDDTSILIPIIVGAALAGLILIVVIAYVIGRRKTYVGYQTL